The genomic interval GGGAGGTACTTGCAAAGAGCAGAGCTGACAATAGAGCAAATAGATGATTCCAAAGAAACCATTGTGCCACCAATGGAAAATGTGGTAACTGAAGGAGTGAAGTGCACTTGGTAATACCACTGTTAGGCAGAGGAGTCAACAACAACCCAACATGGAAAATTAGGCGCACAACATAATGAATAGCAATAGGAGTCAGCAGAACTTGACCAGAATAGTACCTTGGAAATGAGCACCCAACAGAGATTTGGAGGAAATCAATAACTTCAGCAATAGAAAAACTACGGAGCAAAAGGATGGCGCGAGTATGACCATTTAGATGCTCAGAAATGACACTCAACACAAGTATAATGAGTATTGGACCCAGTGTTTGTGACTGATCCATGTCCTTGCATATATGAGCATACCACAACTCATTAGGTAGAGCAGCACATTTGAATTTTCCTAACGAAACCGTGTGGTTGCAAGTTATTGGGGGACCCGCGAGATATAGTTAAGGAGCCAACAACCAAACAAAATGAAGGGACCAGTCTTTTCCCCAGGTGTGGCAAGGTGGTGATTCCAAGATGCCCATGAACTGGCGGTGCTCAGATAAACTGGTGTGGATCCAAATAATAGTCTCGAATGAATATCTTGATTGTGCAGCTAAAGGTCTAGGAAAACAAGCACATATAAGCTCCATTTGGTCAAGTTTGCGGCAAATATGGAAAGCTTAGTTGCGATTGTAATTTAGAATTGCAGGTGACACCTATGACGCCAATGAATGTCATCTTGGAACCAAGGACACCCGTGAAATAATAGCTCTGTAATGAAAGCCTTGACTCGGGTAATTCCGCAAATGCAATAGAAGAAAGTGCAGCAGAGACTTCATTAATGAGTAAAATTGTGATACCAAAGCAATGAAAGACAGAAGTTGCACTTTCCATGAGAACAAATAGATTCGGGGCCCTAATCCGCATGCGATCAATCAAGTCTGCAATATGTAGATCATATTCAAAAATTCTTTTCTCATTTGAAGTTGAAACTTTCAGTCTAACCTCCCAATTATGTAGACTGACTTGTATGATTGCTATTCCAAGAGGTACCATTGATTCAGTGATGGCAAAATGACACAAAATGAACTGATCAAGCAATGGCATCAGTAAAGTGGCAGTTGTTTCAACCAAGACTTGACCCGACAAAGTAGCCTTCACTATAGAATTGAGAACTGGTACCTGATAAAGGTTTCCTGATGCAACGGTTAACTCACCATCAGCAGTGAGCACGATAGTTCTGAAACAGTGGCTGAGACCAAGTAGGGTCTTCTTGAAGTCTCCGGAATCAAGGTCCCTGATAAATCTCGCAAAATGATGTCGAACTCCAGTAtacaaatcaagaaaaaactcAACGTTGTCCCAAGGAAATATAGTCACTGTGAGAGTCACCCAAACTGAAATTTAGCACAGCAGACATTTGCTAGTTCAGTTGCATAGAAGTAGCCAAAAATGTAAGTGAAAAAAATTTCCGCATCCAACACAAAGAGGGAAAACCACTCTGAGTCACAACCGCACTGTGTTCATGGGCTTCAAGCATT from Argentina anserina chromosome 2, drPotAnse1.1, whole genome shotgun sequence carries:
- the LOC126783629 gene encoding uncharacterized protein LOC126783629; the protein is MDQSQTLGPILIILVLSVISEHLNGHTRAILLLRSFSIAEVIDFLQISVGCSFPSGITKCTSLLQLPHFPLVAQWFLWNHLFALLSALLFASTSHVELLIVILVKKLNPKFFIFGRVGSKTSLMPQKGEFVQNIDNVRESCGLHMIQTANEIHDKFAATLVFVETRMRAQDVAHALVELLNK